From Lysobacter auxotrophicus, the proteins below share one genomic window:
- a CDS encoding HAD family hydrolase, which yields MAFPVRAITLDLDDTLWPFAPIGARVERVLHDWLTTHCPLTAQRFPIEAMRELRERMYVERPDLAHDFSQLRKLSLVRAMEEAGDDPLHADAAFEAFYDERNRVEFYEDTLDALVRLAARVPLAAISNGNADLIRVGIGAHFAFQLGAREHGLPKPDASIFHAACSRFPFAPHEVLHVGDDIEMDVVGAHRAGLRSCWINRIGARWPHEDVRPDLEFTTLAELADWLDAAQPMETAAA from the coding sequence ATGGCTTTCCCCGTCCGCGCGATCACCCTCGACCTCGACGACACGCTATGGCCCTTCGCGCCGATCGGTGCGCGGGTCGAACGCGTGCTGCACGACTGGCTCACCACGCATTGCCCCCTCACCGCGCAGCGCTTCCCGATTGAGGCGATGCGCGAGCTGCGCGAACGCATGTACGTCGAGCGCCCCGACCTCGCCCACGACTTCAGCCAGCTGCGCAAGCTGAGCCTGGTGCGTGCGATGGAAGAAGCCGGCGACGATCCGCTGCATGCCGATGCCGCGTTCGAGGCCTTCTACGACGAGCGCAACCGCGTGGAGTTCTACGAGGACACGCTCGACGCGCTCGTGCGCCTGGCCGCTCGCGTGCCGCTGGCGGCGATCAGCAACGGCAACGCGGACCTGATCCGCGTCGGCATCGGCGCGCATTTCGCGTTCCAGCTGGGCGCGCGCGAGCACGGCCTGCCCAAGCCCGACGCGAGCATCTTCCACGCCGCGTGCAGCCGCTTCCCGTTCGCGCCGCACGAAGTGCTGCACGTGGGCGACGACATCGAGATGGACGTCGTCGGCGCGCACCGCGCGGGGCTGCGCAGTTGCTGGATCAACCGCATCGGCGCGCGATGGCCGCACGAGGACGTGCGCCCCGATCTCGAATTCACCACCCTCGCCGAACTGGCCGACTGGCTGGACGCGGCGCAACCGATGGAAACCGCCGCCGCATGA
- a CDS encoding ABC transporter ATP-binding protein — protein sequence MATLVSIRNLRKTYQRGPEKVEVLHGIDLDIPKGDFVALMGPSGSGKTTLLNLIGGLDSPTGGEITVDGQRIDSMTAGQLSHWRSQNVGFVFQFYNLMPTLNAQKNVELPLLLTKLSAAQRKRNAEIALQLVGLAERGKHRPNELSGGQQQRVAIARAIVSDPTLLICDEPTGDLDRQSAEEILALLQSLNRDHGKTIIMVTHDPKAADHAQRTIHLDKGTLVERELALEH from the coding sequence ATGGCTACGCTGGTTTCGATCCGCAACCTCAGGAAGACCTATCAACGCGGTCCGGAAAAAGTCGAGGTGCTGCACGGCATCGACCTGGACATCCCCAAGGGCGATTTCGTCGCGCTGATGGGCCCGTCGGGTTCCGGCAAGACCACGCTGCTGAACCTCATCGGCGGCCTGGATTCGCCCACCGGCGGCGAGATCACCGTCGACGGCCAGCGCATCGATTCGATGACCGCGGGGCAGCTGTCGCACTGGCGCAGCCAGAACGTCGGCTTCGTGTTCCAGTTCTACAACCTGATGCCCACGCTCAACGCGCAGAAGAACGTCGAGCTGCCGCTGCTGCTGACCAAGCTGTCGGCGGCGCAGCGCAAGCGCAACGCGGAGATCGCGCTGCAGCTGGTCGGCCTGGCCGAACGCGGCAAGCATCGTCCGAACGAGCTGTCCGGCGGCCAGCAGCAGCGCGTGGCGATCGCGCGCGCGATCGTCTCCGACCCGACGCTGCTGATCTGCGACGAACCCACCGGCGACCTGGATCGCCAGTCCGCCGAGGAAATCCTCGCGCTGCTGCAGTCGCTCAACCGAGACCACGGCAAGACCATCATCATGGTCACGCACGATCCCAAGGCCGCCGATCACGCGCAGCGCACGATCCATCTCGACAAGGGCACCCTCGTCGAGCGCGAGCTGGCGCTGGAGCACTGA
- a CDS encoding phage holin family protein codes for MSEGDERRDHDPADQPPPDFAESLRDIGSTAKASLGAAADSARALRSLMAADLSLARVAMGRALAFAGVAVAFGASAWLFLMATLVALLRNMGLSWLMSMLIAAGISLVVTAYAGWRAMHYFDHTRLQATRRQLARLGIGELSDLMPTPDSPQSARETAKDLRENVDQMPKQQSNDIDITPP; via the coding sequence GTGAGCGAAGGGGACGAGCGCCGCGATCACGACCCGGCGGACCAGCCGCCGCCGGATTTCGCCGAGTCGCTGCGCGATATCGGCAGCACCGCGAAGGCCAGCCTGGGCGCGGCCGCCGATTCGGCGCGCGCCCTGCGCTCGCTGATGGCGGCCGACCTGTCGCTGGCGCGCGTCGCGATGGGACGCGCGCTCGCCTTCGCGGGCGTCGCCGTCGCCTTTGGTGCATCGGCGTGGCTGTTCCTGATGGCCACGCTGGTCGCGCTGCTGCGCAACATGGGGTTGTCGTGGCTGATGTCGATGCTGATCGCCGCCGGGATCAGCCTGGTCGTCACCGCCTACGCCGGCTGGCGCGCGATGCACTACTTCGATCACACGCGCCTGCAGGCCACGCGCCGGCAGCTGGCGCGCCTGGGCATCGGCGAATTGTCCGACCTGATGCCGACGCCGGACTCGCCGCAGTCCGCACGCGAAACCGCAAAGGACCTGCGCGAGAACGTCGACCAGATGCCGAAGCAGCAGAGCAACGACATCGACATCACCCCGCCCTGA
- a CDS encoding trypsin-like peptidase domain-containing protein, whose protein sequence is MRPLPTLLTLSLAAAFGGFAATAIRDGLEAPAQAAPASAVTAPTVAALPAVVGGQPLPSLAPMLAKVTPAVVSVHTKQRVRVSPFGGDPMFRRMFPELTQERINESLGSGVIVDAKQGFVLTNHHVIEGADEVSVTLADGRTLKADFVGSDPDTDVALMRIPAQNLTALPLADSSALRVGDFVVAVGNPFGIGQTVTSGIVSAVGRSGLRGLGFQNFIQTDASINPGNSGGALVNLNGELVGINTASFNPRGSMAGNIGLGFAIPTSLARNIMGQLIANNGVVIRGTLGLESQDVDARLAQALGLDEARGAVVTQVFSGGAAAGAGVKVGDVILAANGERIDDRDALRNFEGLQAVGSRITLDVRRDGKPLTLTTSLREQPKAYVGTELDARLTGASFADLPERLRQAGLSGVMVESVARGSRAETNGLRKDDVVIASSAGNFEDLPGFRASFTQRPAQLVLRILRGNRRADLLMQ, encoded by the coding sequence ATGCGCCCGCTGCCGACCCTGCTTACCCTCTCCCTCGCCGCCGCCTTCGGCGGCTTCGCCGCCACCGCCATCCGCGACGGCCTGGAAGCGCCGGCTCAGGCCGCGCCCGCCTCGGCCGTCACGGCACCGACCGTCGCCGCGCTGCCGGCGGTGGTCGGCGGCCAGCCGCTGCCCTCGCTCGCGCCGATGCTGGCGAAGGTGACGCCGGCGGTGGTCAGCGTGCACACCAAGCAGCGCGTGCGGGTCAGCCCGTTCGGCGGCGACCCGATGTTCCGCCGCATGTTCCCCGAGCTCACCCAGGAGCGGATCAACGAGTCGCTCGGCTCGGGCGTCATCGTCGATGCCAAACAGGGCTTCGTGCTGACCAACCACCACGTGATCGAAGGCGCCGACGAGGTGTCGGTGACGCTCGCCGACGGCCGCACGCTGAAGGCCGATTTCGTCGGCTCCGATCCGGACACCGACGTGGCGCTGATGCGCATTCCCGCGCAGAACCTCACCGCGCTGCCGCTGGCCGATTCCAGCGCGCTGCGCGTGGGCGATTTCGTCGTCGCGGTGGGCAACCCGTTCGGCATCGGCCAGACGGTGACCTCGGGCATCGTGTCGGCGGTGGGCCGCAGCGGCCTGCGCGGGCTGGGTTTCCAGAACTTCATCCAGACCGACGCGTCGATCAATCCCGGCAATTCCGGCGGCGCGCTGGTGAACCTCAACGGCGAGCTCGTCGGCATCAACACCGCCAGCTTCAACCCGCGCGGCTCGATGGCCGGCAACATCGGCCTGGGTTTCGCGATTCCCACGAGCCTCGCGCGCAACATCATGGGCCAGTTGATCGCCAACAACGGCGTCGTGATCCGCGGCACGCTGGGGCTGGAATCGCAGGACGTCGACGCGCGCCTCGCGCAGGCGCTGGGCCTGGACGAAGCGCGCGGCGCGGTGGTGACGCAGGTGTTCTCCGGCGGCGCCGCGGCGGGCGCCGGGGTGAAGGTGGGCGACGTGATCCTCGCGGCCAACGGCGAGCGCATCGACGATCGCGACGCGCTGCGCAACTTCGAAGGGCTGCAGGCGGTGGGCAGCCGCATCACGCTGGACGTGCGTCGCGACGGCAAGCCGCTGACGCTGACCACCTCGCTGCGCGAACAGCCCAAGGCGTACGTGGGAACCGAGCTCGACGCGCGCCTCACCGGCGCGAGCTTCGCCGACCTGCCCGAACGCCTGCGCCAGGCGGGCTTGTCGGGCGTGATGGTGGAGTCGGTGGCACGCGGCAGTCGCGCCGAAACCAACGGCCTGCGCAAGGACGATGTGGTGATCGCATCGAGCGCGGGGAACTTCGAAGACCTGCCCGGCTTCCGCGCGAGCTTCACGCAGCGTCCGGCACAGTTGGTCCTGCGCATTCTCCGCGGCAACCGGCGGGCCGACCTGCTGATGCAGTGA
- a CDS encoding leucyl aminopeptidase family protein: MSLPSGFADTSSSDALPLHVVTRDGLATWRSAQPANVGAWLDAQGFDGSPFSAITLPGSDGGIAGAVIGVGDTLDPFAYGHAPYALPARTFALAGELPADARNALQLGWGLGAYRFTRYRQPLRAPAQLAIAQGDADAFAQLAACVRVRDLVNTPTEHMGPDQLEQVACEIAERFGARIEVVSGDDLITQNFPAIHAVGRASHRAPRLITLRWGDESHPHVVIVGKGVCFDTGGLDLKPADGMRNMKKDMGGAAHAVALAELVMSRKLPLRITLLVPAVENAVGPNAFRPGEVVDTRKGVTVEIDNTDAEGRVILCDALTYAAEMQPVLLLDFATLTGAARIALGPDLPALYSNDEGVAQQWLDAGMQLRDPLWRMPLWRPYVRYLVSNVADIANGGPSKMAGSITAAVYLDRFVPPTQKWAHLDVYSWNDNDRPGRPAGGEAQGLRGAYALLKQYAGV, from the coding sequence ATGAGCCTGCCGTCCGGATTCGCAGACACCTCCTCCTCCGACGCGCTGCCGCTGCACGTCGTCACGCGCGACGGCCTGGCCACCTGGCGTTCGGCGCAGCCGGCCAACGTCGGCGCATGGCTCGACGCGCAGGGCTTCGACGGCTCGCCGTTCTCCGCGATCACCCTGCCCGGCAGCGACGGCGGCATCGCCGGCGCGGTCATCGGCGTGGGCGACACGCTCGATCCGTTCGCCTACGGCCACGCGCCGTACGCGCTGCCGGCCCGCACGTTCGCGCTGGCGGGCGAGCTGCCGGCCGACGCGCGCAACGCGTTGCAGCTGGGCTGGGGTCTGGGCGCGTACCGCTTCACCCGCTACCGCCAGCCGCTGCGCGCGCCGGCGCAGCTCGCCATCGCGCAGGGCGATGCGGACGCGTTCGCGCAGCTCGCCGCGTGCGTGCGCGTGCGCGACCTGGTGAACACGCCGACCGAGCACATGGGTCCGGACCAGCTGGAGCAGGTGGCGTGCGAGATCGCCGAGCGCTTCGGCGCGCGCATCGAAGTCGTCAGCGGCGACGACCTGATCACGCAGAACTTCCCGGCGATCCACGCCGTCGGCCGCGCGAGCCATCGCGCGCCGCGGCTCATCACGCTGCGCTGGGGCGATGAGTCGCACCCGCACGTGGTCATCGTCGGCAAGGGCGTGTGCTTCGACACCGGCGGTCTGGACCTCAAGCCCGCCGACGGCATGCGCAACATGAAGAAGGACATGGGCGGCGCGGCGCACGCGGTCGCGCTCGCCGAGCTGGTGATGTCGCGCAAGCTGCCGCTGCGCATCACGCTGCTGGTGCCGGCGGTGGAGAACGCGGTGGGACCGAACGCGTTCCGTCCGGGCGAAGTCGTCGACACACGCAAGGGCGTCACGGTCGAGATCGACAACACCGACGCCGAAGGCCGCGTGATCCTCTGCGACGCGCTGACCTACGCCGCCGAGATGCAGCCGGTGCTGCTGCTGGATTTCGCCACGCTCACCGGCGCGGCGCGCATCGCGCTGGGCCCGGACCTGCCGGCGCTGTACAGCAACGACGAAGGCGTGGCGCAGCAGTGGCTCGACGCCGGCATGCAGCTGCGCGACCCACTGTGGCGCATGCCGCTGTGGCGCCCGTACGTGCGTTATCTCGTCAGCAACGTGGCCGACATCGCCAACGGCGGGCCGTCGAAGATGGCCGGCTCGATCACCGCCGCGGTGTACCTGGACCGCTTCGTCCCGCCGACGCAGAAGTGGGCGCACCTGGACGTGTACAGCTGGAACGACAACGACCGCCCGGGCCGTCCGGCCGGCGGCGAAGCGCAGGGCCTGCGCGGCGCGTATGCGTTGTTGAAGCAGTACGCGGGCGTTTGA
- a CDS encoding efflux RND transporter periplasmic adaptor subunit: protein MNNSADLLKELRIDRSAPPPPANRRGLWIVLAAVAALIVLALVAWAVFGRARGVEVQTATVTAIGNGGASGSVLDATGYIVARRMATVSAKITGKVREVFIEEGMKVEEGQVMATLDPLDADAERTLASAQHSAARSQVESVRAQLSEAEANARRLSTLVNQQLVSKAQYDEAVAARDSLRAELTTSERNAKVASDRLRIADIGVDNTIVRAPFAGVVTAKAAQPGEIVSPLATGGFTRTGIGTIVDMDSLEVEVEVGEAFIGRVQPKMPVEATLNAYQDWKIPGEVIAIIPAADRGKATVKVRVALKQKDPRIVPDMGVRVSFLEPKKDDAPVQKPGALAPAAAIVSRDGKQVAFVVTEDKASQREVTVGRSLGEDREITQGLSGGETVVLDPPASLSDGDRVRVAGAQDGDAAE, encoded by the coding sequence ATGAACAACTCTGCCGACCTGCTCAAGGAACTGCGAATAGATCGTTCGGCACCGCCGCCGCCCGCGAACCGTCGTGGCCTGTGGATCGTACTGGCCGCCGTCGCGGCGCTGATCGTGCTCGCGCTCGTCGCATGGGCGGTGTTCGGCCGCGCGCGCGGCGTCGAAGTCCAGACCGCCACCGTCACCGCGATCGGCAACGGCGGCGCCAGCGGTTCGGTGCTCGATGCGACCGGCTACATCGTCGCGCGTCGCATGGCGACCGTCTCGGCGAAGATCACCGGAAAGGTGCGCGAGGTGTTCATCGAGGAAGGCATGAAGGTCGAGGAAGGCCAGGTCATGGCCACGCTCGATCCGCTCGACGCCGACGCCGAGCGCACGCTCGCCAGCGCGCAGCACAGCGCGGCGCGCAGTCAGGTCGAAAGCGTGCGCGCGCAGCTGTCGGAAGCCGAAGCCAACGCACGCCGGCTTTCCACGCTGGTGAACCAGCAGCTGGTGTCGAAGGCGCAGTACGACGAGGCCGTCGCCGCGCGCGATTCGCTGCGTGCCGAACTGACCACCTCCGAGCGCAACGCCAAGGTCGCCAGCGACCGCCTGCGCATCGCGGACATCGGCGTGGACAACACCATCGTGCGCGCTCCGTTCGCCGGCGTGGTTACCGCGAAAGCCGCGCAGCCGGGCGAGATCGTGTCGCCGCTCGCGACCGGCGGCTTCACGCGCACCGGCATCGGCACCATCGTCGACATGGATTCGCTGGAAGTCGAGGTCGAGGTCGGCGAGGCCTTCATCGGCCGCGTGCAGCCGAAGATGCCGGTGGAAGCCACGCTCAACGCATACCAGGACTGGAAGATCCCCGGCGAGGTCATCGCGATCATCCCCGCAGCCGATCGCGGCAAGGCGACGGTGAAGGTGCGCGTCGCGCTCAAGCAGAAGGATCCGCGCATCGTGCCCGACATGGGCGTGCGCGTGAGCTTCCTGGAGCCGAAGAAGGACGACGCGCCCGTGCAGAAGCCCGGGGCGCTCGCGCCCGCGGCGGCGATCGTGTCGCGCGACGGCAAGCAGGTCGCCTTCGTGGTGACCGAGGACAAGGCGTCGCAGCGCGAAGTCACCGTCGGCCGCAGCCTGGGCGAGGATCGCGAGATCACGCAGGGTCTCTCAGGCGGTGAGACGGTCGTGCTGGATCCTCCGGCCTCGCTGTCCGACGGCGACCGCGTGCGCGTCGCCGGCGCGCAGGACGGCGACGCGGCCGAATAA
- a CDS encoding AI-2E family transporter — protein sequence MAALDEDGELPPSPPPTPRPRSSSAALVLATLAVGFTLWAAQELVLPILLAMFFALIGNPIIRGFQRLYVPRFLGALIVLLGGLFAAGALGNQLIEPAGEWIRQVPREMKQVAPKLRDLYKPMLDANKAAQNIARAAGGESTSRPVQVIRTEANEPFKILTATPRRVASVLAVVLLTFFFMVYGQQLQRNAIALLPTRQQKKLTVEILTSIEGAISRYVLTITVINTCLGLALSGALYWLGVPMQEALLWGTMAAILNFAPYVGPLIGIIIMLLMGFVAFDDLWPSLLPAGIYLALHTLEGQIITPIILGHSMRLSPLVLILALMVFGWLWGIVGLLLAVPLLVCVKLVLARVEGLTGWARLLE from the coding sequence ATCGCAGCGCTCGACGAGGACGGCGAGCTTCCTCCCAGTCCGCCGCCCACGCCGCGGCCGCGCTCGTCCAGCGCGGCGCTGGTACTGGCGACGCTCGCCGTCGGGTTCACGTTGTGGGCCGCGCAGGAACTGGTGCTGCCCATCCTGCTGGCGATGTTCTTCGCGCTGATCGGCAACCCGATCATCCGCGGCTTCCAACGGCTCTACGTGCCGCGCTTCCTCGGCGCGCTGATCGTGCTGCTGGGCGGGCTGTTCGCCGCCGGCGCGCTGGGGAACCAGCTGATCGAACCGGCCGGCGAATGGATCCGCCAGGTGCCGCGCGAGATGAAGCAGGTCGCGCCGAAACTGCGCGATCTCTACAAGCCGATGCTCGATGCGAACAAGGCGGCGCAGAACATCGCGCGCGCCGCGGGCGGCGAAAGCACGAGCCGGCCGGTGCAGGTCATCCGTACCGAAGCCAACGAGCCCTTCAAGATCCTCACCGCGACGCCGCGTCGCGTGGCGTCGGTGCTGGCGGTCGTGCTGCTGACGTTCTTCTTCATGGTGTACGGGCAGCAACTGCAGCGAAACGCGATCGCGCTGCTGCCCACGCGCCAGCAGAAGAAGCTGACGGTGGAGATCCTGACCTCGATCGAAGGCGCGATCTCGCGCTACGTGCTGACGATCACCGTGATCAACACCTGCCTGGGCCTGGCGCTGTCGGGCGCGCTGTACTGGCTGGGCGTGCCGATGCAGGAGGCGCTGCTGTGGGGCACGATGGCGGCGATCCTCAATTTCGCCCCGTACGTGGGGCCGCTGATCGGCATCATCATCATGCTGCTGATGGGCTTCGTGGCCTTCGACGACCTGTGGCCGTCGCTGCTGCCGGCGGGCATCTACCTCGCGCTGCACACGCTGGAAGGCCAGATCATCACGCCGATCATCCTGGGCCACAGCATGCGGCTGTCGCCGCTGGTGCTGATCCTGGCGCTGATGGTGTTCGGCTGGCTGTGGGGCATCGTCGGCCTGCTGCTCGCCGTGCCGCTGCTGGTGTGCGTGAAGCTGGTGCTGGCGCGGGTCGAAGGGCTGACGGGGTGGGCGCGGTTGCTGGAGTGA